Proteins encoded together in one Ictidomys tridecemlineatus isolate mIctTri1 chromosome 3, mIctTri1.hap1, whole genome shotgun sequence window:
- the Son gene encoding protein SON isoform X2 yields the protein MAADIEQVFRSFVVSKFREIQQELSSGRSEGQLNGETNTPIEGNQAGDAGASARSLPNEEIVQKIEEVLSGVLDTELRYKPDLKEASRKSRCVSVQTDPTDEIPTKKSKKHKKHKNKKKKKKKEKEKKYKRQPEESESKPKSHHDGNIDLESDSFLKFDSEPSAMALEHPIRSFGLSESSESPTVMLEPPVVSMEVSEPHILETLKPATKTAELSVGSTSLISEQSVAATLEPSTTKILDSFATAPATTVGLKSAEPVVTSVEYQTKSVLKSLESTSPEPSKIKLVVEPPVAKVQEPLDTLVTASDTPTEVHPEPSTSTTVDFPESSATEVLRFPEQPVEVPSEIADSSMTRPQELLELSKTTALELPESSVASVLELPGPPATSKSELQGPPVTPVLELPGPSATPVPELSGPLSTPVPELPGPPATAVPELPGPSVTPVPQLSQELPGPPAPSMGLEPPQEVPEPPVMAQELPGLPAVSATVELPGQPAVTVAMELTEQPVTTTEFEQPVGMTTVEHPGHPEVTAATGLLGQPEATMVLELPGQPVATTALELSGQPSVTGVPELPGLPSATRALELSGQSVAAGALELPGQLMATGALEFSGQSGAAGALELLGQPLATGVLELPGQPGAPELPGQPVATVALEISVQSVVTTSELSTMTVSQSLEVPSTTALESYNTVAQELPATLVGETSVTVGVDPLMAQESHMLASNTMETHMLASNTMDSQMLASNTMDSQMLASNTMDSQMLASSTMDSQMLASSTMDSQMLATSSMDSQMLATSTMDSQMLATSSMDSQMLATSSMDSQMLATSSMDSQMLATSSMDSQMLATSTMDSQMLATSSMDSQMLATSSMDSQMLASGTMDSQMLASGTMDAQMLASGTMDAQMLASSTQDSAMLGSKSPDPYRLAQDPYRLAQDPYRLGHDPYRLGHDAYRLGQDPYRLGHDPYRLTPDPYRMSPRPYRIAPRSYRIAPRPYRLAPRPLMLASRRSMMMSYAAERSMMSSYERSMMSYERSMMSPMAERSMMSAYERSMMSAYERSMMSPMAERSMMSAYERSMMSAYERSMMSPMADRSMMSMGADRSMMSSYSAADRSMMSSYSAADRSMMSSYTADRSMMSMAADSYTDSYTDTYTEAYMVPPLPPEEPPTMPPLPPEEPPMTPPLPPEEPPEGPALPTEQAALTAENTWPSEVSALPSEECVSQPEPAVSQSEISEPPAVPANYSVTGSESSVLASEAVVTVPEPPPELESSVTSLPVESAVVAEEHESIPERPVTCMVSEMPISSEPSMLTSEPPMMSEAAEAFDSMRAAGHVASEVSMSLLEPEPTESILELPGMAGPVPPAVAGTVPPVVAGPEPPAVAGPEPPAVAGPEPPAVAGPEPPPVAGPEPPAVTELESQAVAVPEPPTMVEPEMVTIPVSVVSALEPSVPVLEPAVSFLQPAMIVSEPCVSVQESTVTFSESAVTVSEQTQVTSAEMALVSTPVIVGSNVVSSHVMKGVTLLSGDQTFSPDISMQEIPLHSGEEPHVEGHVKSDSYENEHGISTDLSINNYIIAKDMEHNTESIASTGPVGETGEEKVLSMNETKQCSVLDICPGISEADVGGTLSSIGPLVLEPDTTETNKGIEFVTASALSSVSKYDEVSLTTQDTEHDMVISNSPSGGSEADIEGPLPAKDIHLDLTSSNLISKDTEEPLPVRESDQILAVALSPQESSGEDKEVPLSTKEMSDSGFSANIDEINEADLVRPLLPKDMERLTSLRAGIEGPLLASEAERDKSAASPVVTSVPERASESSSEEKDDYEIFVKVKDTHEKSKKNKNRDKGEKEKKRDSSLRSRSKRSKSSEHKSRKRTSESRSRARKRSSKSKSHRSQTRSRSRSRRRRRSSRSRSKSRGRRSVSKEKRKRSPKHRSKSRERKRKRSSSRDNRKAVRARSRTPSRRSRSHTPSRRRRSRSVGRRRSFSISPSRRSRTPSRRSRTPSRRSRTPSRRSRTPSRRSRTPSRRSRTPSRRRRSRSVVRRRSFSISPVRLRRSRTPLRRRFSRSPIRRKRSRSSERGRSPKRLTDLDKAQLLEIAKANAAAMCAKAGVPLPPNLKPAPPPTIEEKVAKKSGGATIEELTEKCKQIAQSKEDDDVIVNKPHVSDEEEEEPPFYHHPFKLSEPKPIFFNLNIAAAKPTPPKSQVTLTKEFPVSSGSQHRKKEADSVYGEWVPVEKNGEENKDDDNVFSSNLPSEPVDISTAMSERALAQKRLSENAFDLEAMSMLNRAQERIDAWAQLNSIPGQFTGSTGVQVLTQEQLANTGAQAWIKKDQFLRAAPVTGGMGAVLMRKMGWREGEGLGKNKEGNKEPILVDFKTDRKGLVAVGERAQKRSGNFSAAMKDLSGKHPVSALMEICNKRRWQPPEFLLVHDSGPDHRKHFLFRVLRNGSPYQPNCMFFLNRY from the exons TGGAAGGAGTGAAGGCCAGCTGAATGGTGAAACAAACACACCTATTGAAGGAAACCAGGCAGGTGATGCAGGTGCCTCTGCCAGGAGCCTACCAAATGAAGAAATAGTGCAGAAGATAGAGGAAGTGCTTTCTGGGGTCTTAGATACAGAACTACGATATAAGCCAG aTTTGAAAGAGGCCTCCAGAAAAAGCAGATGTGTATCTGTACAAACAGATCCTACTGATGAAATTCCCACCAAAAAGTCAAAGAAGCATaaaaagcacaaaaacaaaaagaagaaaaagaagaaagaaaaggaaaaaaagtacaaaagacAGCCAGAAGAATCTGAGTCAAAGCCGAAATCTCATCATGATGGGAACATAGATTTAGAATCTGATTCCTTTTTAAAGTTTGATTCTGAACCTTCAGCAATGGCACTGGAGCATCCTATAAGATCATTTGGCCTATCTGAGTCCAGTGAATCCCCTACAGTTATGCTGGAACCTCCTGTAGTATCAATGGAGGTTTCAGAGCCACACATCTTAGAAACTCTGAAGCCAGCTACAAAAACTGCAGAACTCTCAGTTGGATCTACATCACTTATCTCAGAACAGTCTGTGGCAGCAACATTGGAACCATCTACAACAAAGATTCTGGATTCCTTTGCAACAGCGCCTGCTACAACAGTAGGGCTGAAGTCAGCTGAGCCAGTTGTAACGTCAGTGGAATATCAGACAAAATCTGTGCTGAAATCTTTGGAGAGCACCTCTCCAGAGCCATCAAAGATCAAGTTGGTGGTAGAGCCTCCAGTAGCAAAAGTGCAAGAGCCATTAGACACCCTTGTGACCGCATCAGACACACCTACTGAGGTGCACCCTGAACCAAGCACATCAACAACAGTGGATTTTCCAGAGTCATCTGCAACTGAAGTGCTAAGATTTCCAGAGCAACCTGTAGAAGTACCATCGGAGATTGCAGATTCATCAATGACAAGACCACAGGAGTTGCTGGAGCTGTCTAAGACCACAGCGTTGGAGCTGCCGGAGTCATCGGTAGCCTCAGTGCTGGAGTTGCCGGGGCCACCTGCGACCTCCAAGTCGGAGTTGCAGGGGCCCCCTGTGACTCCAGTGCTGGAGTTACCTGGGCCCTCTGCTACCCCGGTGCCAGAGTTGTCAGGGCCCCTTTCTACCCCAGTGCCTGAGTTGCCAGGGCCCCCTGCGACTGCAGTGCCTGAGTTGCCGGGGCCCTCTGTGACACCAGTGCCACAGTTGTCGCAGGAATTGCCAGGGCCTCCAGCACCATCCATGGGGTTGGAGCCACCACAGGAGGTACCAGAGCCACCTGTGATGGCACAGGAGTTGCCAGGGCTGCCTGCAGTGTCAGCGACAGTAGAGTTGCCAGGGCAGCCTGCGGTAACAGTAGCAATGGAGTTGACCGAACAACCTGTGACGACGACAGAGTTCGAGCAGCCTGTGGGGATGACAACGGTGGAACATCCTGGGCATCCTGAGGTGACAGCAGCAACAGGGTTGCTGGGGCAGCCTGAGGCAACTATGGTGCTGGAGTTGCCAGGACAGCCAGTGGCAACAACAGCGCTGGAGTTGTCTGGGCAGCCTTCGGTGACTGGGGTGCCAGAGTTGCCAGGGCTGCCTTCGGCAACTAGGGCACTGGAGTTGTCGGGGCAGTCTGTGGCAGCTGGGGCACTAGAGTTGCCTGGGCAGCTCATGGCAACTGGGGCACTGGAGTTCTCAGGGCAGTCTGGGGCAGCTGGAGCACTGGAGCTTTTGGGGCAGCCTCTGGCAACAGGGGTGCTTGAGTTGCCAGGGCAGCCTGGGGCGCCAGAGTTGCCTGGGCAGCCAGTGGCAACTGTGGCGCTGGAGATCTCTGTTCAGTCTGTGGTGACAACATCGGAGCTGTCAACGATGACCGTGTCGCAGTCCCTGGAGGTGCCCTCGACGACAGCGCTGGAATCCTATAATACGGTAGCACAGGAGCTGCCTGCTACATTAGTGGGGGAGACTTCTGTAACAGTAGGAGTGGATCCCTTGATGGCCCAAGAATCCCATATGTTAGCTTCTAACACCATGGAGACCCATATGTTAGCATCCAACACCATGGACTCCCAGATGCTAGCATCCAACACCATGGACTCCCAGATGCTAGCGTCCAACACCATGGACTCCCAGATGTTAGCCTCTAGCACCATGGACTCCCAGATGTTAGCCTCTAGCACCATGGACTCCCAGATGTTAGCAACTAGTTCCATGGACTCCCAGATGTTAGCAACTAGCACTATGGACTCCCAGATGTTAGCAACCAGTTCCATGGACTCCCAGATGTTAGCAACCAGCTCCATGGACTCCCAGATGTTAGCAACCAGCTCCATGGACTCCCAGATGTTAGCAACCAGCTCCATGGACTCCCAGATGTTAGCAACCAGCACCATGGACTCCCAGATGTTAGCAACCAGCTCCATGGACTCCCAGATGTTAGCAACTAGTTCTATGGATTCCCAGATGTTAGCATCTGGCACTATGGATTCTCAAATGTTAGCTTCTGGCACCATGGATGCCCAGATGTTAGCCTCTGGCACCATGGATGCCCAGATGTTAGCCTCTAGTACCCAAGATTCTGCTATGTTGGGTTCAAAATCTCCTGATCCTTATAGGTTAGCTCAGGATCCTTACAGGTTAGCTCAGGATCCATATAGGTTGGGTCATGACCCTTATAGGTTAGGTCATGATGCTTACAGGTTAGGACAGGACCCCTATAGATTAGGCCATGATCCCTACAGACTAACTCCTGATCCCTATAGGATGTCACCTAGACCCTATAGAATAGCACCCAGGTCCTATAGAATAGCACCTAGGCCATATAGGTTAGCACCTAGACCCTTGATGTTAGCATCTAGACGTTCTATGATGATGTCCTATGCTGCAGAACGTTCCATGATGTCATCTTATGAACGCTCTATGATGTCTTATGAGCGGTCTATGATGTCCCCTATGGCTGAGCGCTCTATGATGTCAGCCTACGAGCGCTCTATGATGTCAGCCTATGAGCGCTCTATGATGTCTCCTATGGCTGAGCGCTCTATGATGTCAGCCTATGAGCGTTCTATGATGTCAGCTTATGAACGCTCCATGATGTCCCCAATGGCTGATCGATCTATGATGTCCATGGGTGCAGACCGGTCAATGATGTCATCATACTCTGCTGCTGACCGGTCTATGATGTCATCGTACTCTGCGGCTGACCGATCTATGATGTCATCTTATACTGCTGATCGTTCAATGATGTCTATGGCAGCTGATTCTTACACTGATTCTTACACTGATACATATACGGAGGCATATATGGTGCCACCTTTGCCTCCTGAAGAGCCCCCAACAATGCCACCATTGCCTCCTGAGGAGCCACCAATGACACCACCATTGCCTCCTGAGGAACCACCGGAAGGTCCTGCATTACCCACTGAGCAGGCAGCATTAACAGCTGAAAATACTTGGCCTTCAGAGGTGTCAGCATTACCCTCTGAAGAGTGTGTATCACAGCCTGAGCCTGCTGTGAGTCAAAGTGAGATTTCAGAGCCTCCGGCAGTGCCTGCTAATTATTCGGTGACAGGATCAGAGTCCTCAGTGTTAGCATCAGAGGCAGTTGTGACTGTTCCAGAACCACCACCAGAGTTAGAGTCTTCAGTTACATCACTACCTGTTGAGTCTGCAGTAGTAGCAGAAGAACATGAAAGTATTCCAGAGAGACCAGTGACTTGTATGGTATCTGAAATGCCCATTTCATCTGAACCATCTATGTTAACATCAGAGCCTCCTATGATGTCAGAGGCAGCAGAAGCATTTGATTCCATGAGAGCTGCAGGACATGTTGCCTCAGAGGTATCCATGTCCCTGTTGGAGCCAGAACCAACAGAGAGCATTCTGGAGCTACCGGGCATGGCTGGCCCAGTGCCTCCTGCTGTGGCTGGCACAGTGCCTCCTGTTGTGGCTGGCCCAGAGCCTCCTGCCGTGGCTGGCCCAGAGCCTCCTGCCGTGGCTGGCCCAGAGCCTCCTGCCGTGGCTGGCCCAGAACCTCCTCCTGTGGCTGGCCCAGAACCACCAGCCGTTACTGAGTTAGAATCACAAGCTGTAGCTGTACCAGAGCCTCCTACCATGGTTGAGCCAGAGATGGTTACCATTCCTGTATCAGTTGTGTCTGCCCTGGAGCCTTCTGTGCCTGTTCTGGAACCAGCAGTGTCATTCCTTCAACCTGCTATGATTGTTTCAGAACCATGTGTTTCTGTCCAGGAGTCCACTGTGACATTTTCAGAGTCTGCTGTCACTGTTTCAGAGCAAACTCAAGTAACATCAGCTGAAATGGCTTTAGTCTCTACACCAGTGATAGTGGGATCTAATGTTGTATCATCACATGTTATGAAAGGGGTGACTTTACTATCTGGTGATCAAACTTTTTCTCCAGACATTAGCATGCAGGAGATTCCATTGCATTCAGGTGAAGAGCCACATGTGGAAGGACACGTGAAAAGTGACTCTTATGAAAATGAACATGGTATAAGTACAGACCTaagtataaataattatataattgctAAAGATATGGAACATAATACAGAGTCTATTGCTAGCACAGGTCCTGTTGGTGAAACTGGTGAAGAAAAAGTTTTGTCCATGAATGAGACTAAACAATGCTCAGTATTGGATATCTGCCCTGGTATTAGTGAAGCTGATGTAGGAGGAACACTATCTTCTATTGGTCCTCTTGTTCTGGAACCTGATACAACGGAAACTAATAAGGGTATTGAGTTTGTGACAGCATCTGCTCTCAGTTCAGTTAGTAAATATGATGAGGTATCTTTAACTACTCAAGATACTGAACATGACATGGTAATTTCCAACAGCCCCAGTGGTGGTAGTGAAGCTGACATAGAGGGACCTTTGCCTGCTAAAGACATTCACCTTGATTTAACATCTAGTAATCTTATTAGTAAGGATACAGAAGAACCATTACCTGTGAGAGAGAGTGACCAAATATTAGCAGTTGCTCTCAGCCCTCAAGAAAGTAGTGGAGAAGATAAAGAAGTACCTCTCTCTACTAAAGAGATGTCTGATTCAGGATTTTCTGCTAACATTGATGAAATTAATGAAGCAGATTTAGTGAGACCATTACTTCCTAAGGACATGGAACGACTTACAAGCCTTAGAGCTGGTATTGAAGGACCTTTACTTGCAAGTGAAGCTGAACGTGATAAATCGGCTGCCAGTCCAGTTGTAACTAGTGTACCAGAAAGGGCTTCAGAGTCTTCTTCAGAGGAAAAAGATGATTATGAAATTTTTGTAAAAGTTAAGGACACAcatgaaaaaagcaaaaaaaataagaaccgtGACAaaggtgagaaagagaaaaaaagagactcTTCTTTAAGGTCTCGGAGTAAGCGTTCCAAATCTTCTGAACACAAGTCCCGTAAGCGTACCAGTGAGTCTCGTTCCAGGGCAAGGAAAAGATCATCTAAGTCCAAGTCTCATCGCTCACAAACACGTTCACGGTCACGTTCAAGacgcaggaggaggagcagcagatCAAGGTCAAAGTCTAGAGGTAGGCGATCTGTATCAAAAGAGAAGCGCAAAAGGTCTCCAAAGCACAGATCTAAGtccagggaaagaaaaagaaaaagatcaagcTCCAGGGATAATCGAAAAGCAGTTAGAGCTCGAAGTCGAACCCCAAGTCGTCGGAGTAGGAGTCACACTCCTAGTCGTCGAAGAAGGTCTAGATCTGTGGGTAGAAGGAGGAGTTTTAGCATTTCCCCCAGCCGAAGGAGCCGCACCCCCAGCCGAAGGAGCCGTACCCCCAGCCGAAGGAGCCGCACCCCCAGCCGAAGGAGCCGCACCCCCAGCCGAAGGAGCCGCACTCCCAGCCGAAGGAGCCGCACCCCCAGCCGTCGGAGAAGATCCAGGTCTGTGGTAAGAAGACGAAGCTTTAGTATATCACCAGTCAGATTAAGGAGATCAAGAACAcccttgagaagaagatttagtAGATCTCCCATCCGACGTAAGAGATCCAGGTCTTCTGAAAGAGGCAGATCACCAAAACGTCTAACAGATTTGG aTAAGGCTCAATTACTTGAAATAGCCAAAGCTAACGCAGCTGCCATGTGTGCTAAGGCTGGTGTTCCTTTACCGCCAAACCTGAAGCCTGCACCTCCACCTacaatagaagagaaagttgctAAAAAGTCAGGAGGAGCTACTATAGAAGAACTAACTGAG aaatgcaaacagaTTGCACAGAGTAAAGAAGATGATGATGTAATAGTGAATAAACCTCATGTTTCggatgaagaggaagaagaaccTCCTTTTTATCATCATCCCTTTAAACTCAGTGAACCCAAGCCCATTTTTTTCAATCTGAAT aTTGCTGCAGCAAAGCCAACTCCGCCAAAAAGTCAGGTAACACTGACAAAAGAATTTCCTGTGTCATCTGGATCTCAGCATCGAAAAAAGGAAGCAGATAGTGTTTATGGAGAGTGGGTTCCTGTAGAGAAGAATggtgaagaaaacaaagatgatGATAATGTTTTCAGCAGCAATTTGCCCTCAGAG